A window of the Chryseobacterium arthrosphaerae genome harbors these coding sequences:
- a CDS encoding helix-turn-helix domain-containing protein, whose amino-acid sequence MPQSLIFEDQYKRLGLKFFSEENLEDFNSNQFKTDIKVFFIPSGYDLTVDFNHYHVKKPSLFFLTGQHLHIKNGKEESILLHYNRDFYCIQIHDKEVACDGLLFHNVFEIPFVELDDSEVLLMKNLFQNIQDELEWNDSSAEEMIRTYVKQIIIRATRKWKKENLDNDIIKIPGSELDIFRDFSRHLEIHFREKHNVADYAALLHLAPKTLTHKFKNLNLDSPNQFIINRILLEAKRLLFYTDKPVKEIAYDLGYEDPAYFNRLFTGKTGSTPANFKKNYSSGKKYNI is encoded by the coding sequence ATGCCGCAATCCCTTATTTTTGAAGATCAGTATAAAAGACTTGGGCTGAAGTTTTTTTCAGAAGAGAATCTGGAGGATTTCAACAGCAATCAGTTTAAAACAGATATTAAAGTATTTTTTATTCCTTCAGGATATGATCTTACGGTAGATTTCAATCATTATCACGTCAAAAAACCTTCCCTGTTTTTCCTTACCGGCCAGCATCTGCATATAAAAAACGGAAAAGAAGAATCTATACTTCTTCATTATAACCGTGATTTTTACTGTATCCAGATTCATGATAAAGAGGTGGCCTGTGACGGATTACTCTTTCACAATGTATTTGAAATTCCATTTGTAGAACTTGATGATTCCGAAGTATTACTGATGAAAAACCTATTTCAGAACATTCAGGATGAGCTTGAGTGGAATGATTCTTCTGCGGAAGAAATGATCAGAACATATGTAAAGCAGATCATCATCCGGGCAACCAGAAAATGGAAAAAAGAGAACCTGGATAACGATATAATAAAAATTCCCGGCAGTGAGCTTGATATATTCAGAGATTTCAGCCGGCATCTGGAAATTCATTTCAGGGAAAAACACAATGTAGCAGATTATGCAGCCCTGCTTCATCTGGCTCCGAAAACGTTAACGCATAAATTTAAAAACCTTAATCTGGATTCCCCGAACCAATTCATCATCAACAGAATTTTACTGGAAGCCAAAAGACTGCTGTTCTACACTGATAAACCTGTAAAGGAAATTGCCTATGATCTGGGCTATGAAGATCCTGCTTATTTTAACCGGCTTTTCACAGGAAAAACCGGAAGCACTCCTGCAAACTTTAAGAAAAATTACTCGTCGGGAAAAAAGTACAATATTTAA
- a CDS encoding OsmC family protein, with translation MRRNATAVWNGTIKEGKGHLTTQSTTLNQTQYSFNSRFADGVGTNPEELLAAAHAGCFTMKLDAELSQAGYNPEELKTTSVITLDPNIGKITKSELTLTAKVPGISNEEFQKYAKIAEEGCPVSAAFNFEITLNATLEQ, from the coding sequence ATGAGACGTAACGCAACAGCCGTTTGGAACGGTACCATTAAAGAAGGTAAAGGACATCTAACTACTCAGAGTACAACTTTAAACCAGACTCAATATTCTTTCAACAGCCGTTTTGCGGATGGTGTGGGAACCAATCCTGAAGAGCTGCTGGCAGCTGCACACGCAGGATGTTTCACCATGAAACTGGATGCAGAACTTTCACAGGCAGGATACAATCCCGAAGAGCTGAAAACAACTTCTGTTATCACTCTTGATCCCAACATTGGAAAAATCACGAAATCTGAACTGACCTTAACCGCTAAAGTGCCGGGAATTTCAAATGAAGAATTCCAGAAATATGCTAAAATAGCAGAGGAAGGATGCCCTGTAAGTGCTGCTTTCAACTTTGAAATCACTTTAAATGCTACTTTAGAGCAGTAG
- the msrB gene encoding peptide-methionine (R)-S-oxide reductase MsrB has translation MKFLFSVIILTLVHSCTQKYQPIKISPMENTEAKNNPYYSRTDTAQLNISNEEWKKILAPDLYAIAREAATERAFTGKYNEFDEVGDYYCAVCGNHLFRSTSKFASSCGWPSFFEADKEGVYYKRDTTYGMERVEVLCKRCDSHLGHVFDDGPKPTGLRYCMNSISLEFVADTQK, from the coding sequence ATGAAATTTTTATTTTCAGTCATCATATTAACCCTTGTGCACTCATGCACGCAGAAATATCAACCTATTAAAATCTCCCCTATGGAAAATACAGAAGCAAAAAACAATCCATACTATTCCAGAACAGACACTGCCCAACTCAATATTTCCAATGAAGAATGGAAAAAAATCCTTGCTCCGGATCTGTACGCCATTGCCAGAGAAGCTGCAACAGAAAGAGCTTTTACCGGAAAATACAATGAATTTGATGAGGTAGGGGATTATTATTGTGCCGTTTGCGGAAATCATCTGTTCCGCTCTACTTCCAAATTTGCAAGCAGCTGTGGCTGGCCGAGTTTCTTTGAGGCAGATAAGGAAGGTGTTTATTATAAAAGAGATACAACTTATGGAATGGAAAGGGTTGAGGTACTTTGCAAAAGATGTGATTCTCATTTAGGACATGTCTTTGATGACGGTCCCAAGCCTACAGGACTGAGGTATTGTATGAATTCTATCAGTCTGGAATTTGTTGCAGATACTCAGAAATAA
- a CDS encoding SusC/RagA family TonB-linked outer membrane protein: MRKAVIPVLFVFSLSATAQEKKSADTTKTTNIQEVVVTSLGIKRQARSLTYSSQQIGGDELTEVKTPNLLNSINGKVSNVQVNRTNGVGSSVRVIMRGDKSVNTTQPLYVIDGIPIINGTGKSADIGQYSNMPDPGDVLSSINPDDIESINFLKGASASALYGSAGGNGAILITTRKGRAGKSAITYSSSLTVERAYSLPKLQQSYLSYDPAVAGQQPGQSTESWGAKGASKDYLKDFLQTGTTWVNSLSFQSGNERSTNYFSIGNTTNKGVVPISYFDQYNISFRNSSKFLDDKLTLDANFIGSLQESKNRQTPGASFSPLTSLYWLPRGVDFDQYGPDNYSYLNKERFLPAQNWWEVNPDGSFKGNPVTQNPYWILNRNPVTVANKNAYGAVALSYQINPWLSARVRGNYSWNISDSQRDIAAFSAPSLLAVNEGINGRILKNTYENSSTYGDVLLIGSPKINETISLDFTVGASTNTTRNKITQIDNAYLVIPNLFTLNNLTWGLKRAPGDGYHNIYTNMKKQVQSVFASASIGYKNMFYVDMTFRNDWDSSLALTGRTGFDYESVGANAVLSSVFKLPEVINFWKVRGSYATVGLGLPTNISNAMIEYNKGYTYGVDAGTLVFPRSSFITDPKYKELFPKPEFNKTFEAGTELRMLDNRLSFDITYYNSNTSNQLLETKIDSYFGGLKPGWYYINAGKIRNTGFESSLSYKVFNSEKFGWTTTVNASANKNKIVELFPSSLPVPEETFFSLAGGGEYTKLKLGGSFGDLYGIKFKRDDQGRILVNDKGVPLAESTPTYLGNPNPKFIMGFNNSFNIGKLGISFLIDGKFGGKVLSLTEKANDLYGVSQATADARDAGGVSVPNAVYAPGTPNAGQAYTGLTNAKDYYKTVGTTEGYGKGIDEAYLYSATTVRLRQASISYTFDINSKYMKNATVSLVGTNLFFFYKKAPFDPEQVSGNTPGGVGVDSFGLPVTRSIGLSLKANF; this comes from the coding sequence ATGAGAAAAGCAGTTATACCCGTTCTGTTCGTTTTTTCACTTTCTGCCACCGCACAGGAAAAAAAATCGGCTGACACTACGAAGACAACCAACATTCAGGAGGTCGTAGTCACCTCTTTGGGGATCAAAAGGCAGGCACGCTCCCTGACGTATTCCAGCCAGCAGATTGGCGGCGATGAGCTTACAGAAGTGAAAACTCCCAATCTATTAAATTCGATCAATGGAAAAGTTTCCAATGTGCAGGTAAACAGAACCAATGGGGTAGGAAGCTCCGTAAGGGTGATTATGAGAGGAGATAAGTCTGTAAACACTACACAACCGCTGTATGTAATTGATGGAATTCCTATTATCAATGGAACAGGAAAATCAGCAGATATCGGGCAGTATTCCAATATGCCTGATCCCGGAGATGTATTGAGCTCCATCAACCCTGATGATATTGAAAGCATCAACTTCCTGAAAGGAGCTTCTGCTTCAGCATTGTATGGATCTGCCGGAGGAAACGGTGCTATTCTGATTACTACGAGAAAAGGACGTGCGGGGAAAAGTGCAATCACTTACAGCAGCAGCCTTACAGTGGAAAGAGCGTACAGTCTTCCCAAGCTTCAGCAAAGTTATTTGTCCTATGATCCAGCTGTTGCGGGCCAGCAGCCGGGCCAGTCAACGGAAAGCTGGGGTGCAAAAGGAGCATCTAAGGATTATCTTAAAGATTTTCTGCAGACAGGAACAACCTGGGTCAACAGCCTTTCATTCCAGTCCGGAAACGAAAGATCAACGAATTACTTTTCTATTGGAAATACCACCAATAAAGGAGTGGTTCCTATAAGCTATTTTGATCAGTATAATATATCTTTCAGAAATTCAAGTAAGTTTCTGGATGATAAGCTGACGTTGGATGCCAATTTTATCGGTTCATTACAGGAAAGCAAGAACAGACAGACACCGGGAGCTTCTTTTTCTCCTTTAACAAGTTTGTATTGGTTGCCAAGAGGGGTTGATTTTGATCAATATGGACCTGATAATTATTCCTATTTAAACAAAGAAAGATTTTTGCCTGCTCAAAACTGGTGGGAAGTTAACCCGGATGGAAGTTTCAAAGGAAACCCGGTAACCCAGAACCCTTACTGGATTCTAAACAGAAATCCTGTTACAGTAGCCAATAAAAATGCATATGGAGCCGTTGCGCTTTCCTATCAGATCAATCCGTGGTTATCTGCAAGAGTAAGAGGAAATTATAGCTGGAATATTTCAGATAGCCAGCGTGATATTGCTGCTTTTTCAGCACCGAGTTTATTGGCTGTGAATGAAGGTATTAATGGACGGATTCTAAAAAATACCTATGAGAACTCTTCTACCTATGGTGATGTGTTGCTTATCGGTAGCCCTAAAATAAATGAGACCATCTCCTTGGATTTTACAGTAGGGGCAAGTACTAACACGACAAGAAACAAAATAACACAGATAGATAATGCTTATTTGGTAATCCCTAACCTTTTCACTTTAAACAACCTTACATGGGGGTTGAAAAGGGCACCAGGGGATGGATATCATAATATCTATACCAACATGAAAAAACAGGTACAGTCTGTTTTTGCGAGTGCTTCCATAGGGTACAAAAATATGTTTTACGTAGATATGACCTTCAGAAACGACTGGGATTCCAGTTTGGCTTTAACCGGAAGAACTGGATTTGATTACGAATCTGTGGGGGCTAATGCTGTATTGTCTTCTGTCTTCAAACTTCCGGAAGTCATTAACTTCTGGAAAGTAAGAGGATCTTATGCAACGGTCGGATTGGGGTTGCCTACCAATATCTCCAATGCAATGATTGAATACAATAAGGGATATACCTATGGAGTAGATGCAGGAACACTTGTATTTCCAAGAAGTTCTTTTATTACAGATCCTAAGTATAAAGAATTATTTCCAAAACCTGAATTCAATAAAACGTTTGAGGCGGGTACCGAGCTGAGGATGTTGGATAATAGATTAAGTTTTGATATTACTTACTACAATTCCAATACAAGTAACCAGTTGCTGGAGACAAAGATAGATTCCTATTTTGGAGGATTGAAGCCGGGGTGGTACTATATTAATGCAGGAAAAATCCGTAATACAGGTTTTGAATCTTCATTATCTTATAAAGTTTTCAATTCAGAAAAATTCGGCTGGACCACTACCGTGAATGCCTCAGCCAACAAAAATAAAATTGTTGAATTATTTCCTTCAAGTCTGCCTGTTCCGGAAGAAACATTTTTCTCACTGGCCGGAGGGGGAGAATATACCAAGCTGAAGCTGGGAGGCTCTTTCGGAGATCTTTATGGAATTAAATTTAAGAGAGATGACCAGGGACGTATTCTGGTAAATGATAAAGGAGTTCCATTGGCAGAAAGCACCCCTACTTATCTGGGAAATCCGAACCCTAAGTTTATCATGGGATTCAATAACTCCTTTAATATTGGTAAGCTGGGAATTTCTTTCCTTATTGATGGTAAATTTGGAGGGAAAGTTCTTTCTCTTACAGAAAAAGCCAATGATTTGTATGGGGTAAGCCAGGCTACTGCCGATGCAAGAGATGCCGGAGGAGTATCTGTTCCGAACGCAGTATATGCCCCGGGAACTCCCAATGCCGGACAGGCTTACACCGGTCTGACGAATGCAAAAGATTATTATAAAACGGTAGGAACTACAGAAGGATACGGAAAAGGAATTGATGAAGCTTATCTGTATAGTGCTACAACAGTACGTTTACGCCAAGCTTCTATTTCATATACATTTGATATCAATTCAAAATATATGAAGAATGCAACGGTAAGTTTAGTGGGAACCAATTTATTCTTCTTCTACAAAAAAGCACCGTTTGATCCCGAGCAGGTATCAGGAAATACACCTGGTGGAGT
- the fabF gene encoding beta-ketoacyl-ACP synthase II encodes MKRVVITGLGAVTPLGNNVEDFWQNSIKGTSGAGLITHFDTEKFKVHFACEVKNFDPKVYLNHNEIKRSDLFTQYAMYASAEAIQDSGLELENMDPFDTGVIWGTGQGGMWTFEKEVMDFAQGDGTPRFNPFFVPKFIANMASGMISMKYGLQGINYTTVSACATGNTALMDAFNYIRLGKAKVIISGGSEAAITPASIGGFSIMKAMSTRNDDFATASRPYDAERDGFVMGEGAGALVLEEYEHAVARGAKIYAELAGAAMTADAYHMTAPHPEGAGAIKAMQLAVKEAGANMEDIDYINPHATSTPLGDLIELKAINNAFKGSKNLDISATKSMTGHLLGAAGAVEAILSIKAIQNSIIPPTINLHSIDESIPKDINIVFGEAKEKEINFALSNAFGFGGHNATLVFKKFR; translated from the coding sequence ATGAAAAGAGTTGTCATTACAGGATTAGGTGCTGTGACACCTTTGGGAAATAATGTTGAAGATTTTTGGCAAAACAGCATTAAGGGCACCAGTGGTGCAGGATTAATCACCCATTTCGACACAGAAAAATTTAAGGTACACTTCGCTTGTGAGGTCAAAAATTTTGATCCCAAAGTATATCTGAATCATAATGAGATTAAAAGAAGTGATCTGTTTACACAATATGCCATGTACGCATCCGCAGAAGCGATTCAGGATTCCGGACTGGAACTGGAGAATATGGATCCGTTTGATACCGGAGTGATCTGGGGAACAGGACAAGGCGGAATGTGGACTTTTGAAAAGGAGGTGATGGATTTCGCCCAGGGTGATGGTACCCCACGTTTTAATCCGTTCTTTGTTCCCAAGTTCATCGCCAATATGGCTTCCGGAATGATTTCTATGAAATATGGGCTTCAGGGAATCAACTATACTACTGTCTCAGCCTGTGCAACCGGAAATACAGCATTGATGGATGCCTTCAACTATATCCGTCTCGGAAAGGCGAAAGTAATCATCAGTGGTGGTTCTGAAGCGGCTATCACTCCGGCTTCCATAGGAGGTTTCTCTATTATGAAGGCCATGTCTACCAGAAATGATGACTTTGCCACTGCCAGTCGTCCTTATGATGCCGAAAGAGACGGTTTTGTAATGGGTGAAGGTGCAGGGGCTTTGGTTCTTGAAGAATATGAACATGCTGTGGCAAGGGGAGCAAAAATCTATGCAGAATTAGCTGGTGCTGCCATGACTGCAGATGCTTATCACATGACCGCCCCTCATCCTGAAGGTGCAGGAGCCATCAAAGCAATGCAACTGGCAGTGAAGGAAGCGGGAGCCAATATGGAAGATATCGATTATATCAACCCGCATGCTACTTCTACTCCACTTGGAGATCTTATAGAGCTGAAAGCCATCAATAATGCATTTAAGGGAAGTAAAAATCTTGACATCAGTGCCACAAAATCTATGACCGGGCATTTATTGGGTGCAGCAGGAGCCGTTGAAGCGATCCTTTCTATCAAGGCCATTCAAAACAGCATTATTCCTCCTACGATCAACCTTCACAGTATTGATGAAAGTATTCCTAAAGATATCAATATTGTTTTCGGGGAAGCAAAAGAGAAGGAAATCAATTTTGCATTGAGTAATGCCTTTGGATTCGGAGGTCATAATGCGACTTTGGTTTTCAAGAAATTCAGATAG
- a CDS encoding acetyl-CoA C-acetyltransferase, translated as METKRVAIVGYNRIPFARMNTAYTDQGNQALLLSALNGLIDRYHLTGKRLGEVAGGAVIKHISESNLIRETVMNTSLDPATPACDLQQACDTGIEAAIYIGNKIALGQIESGIACGVEAMSNIPFESSPRLRKALLKANKEKSAFGKLKQLFSPKLKDWMPIPYKGQEPKTGLVMGEHTEITAKYYNIPREEQDALAFRSHQNMAKAYDEGFFNDMITPAFGLDKDNNLRRDTSLEKLSQLKPAFDKQNGTLTAGNSTPFTDGASAVLLASEEWAKANDLPILAYITFSELAGIEYVENKQNLLLAPVFAAERMLKKAGMNLEDFDYYEIHEAFAAQVLATIKIWENDDLAKKFGLEKALGSIDRDKLNVKGGSLAAAHPFAATGGRIIATLAKLLHEKGHGKGFISICAARGQGITMILEK; from the coding sequence ATGGAAACAAAAAGAGTGGCTATTGTAGGATATAACAGAATCCCCTTTGCCAGAATGAATACTGCTTACACAGACCAGGGAAACCAGGCGCTTCTGCTGTCAGCACTCAACGGACTTATTGACCGTTACCATCTGACAGGAAAGCGGCTTGGAGAAGTTGCCGGAGGCGCAGTGATTAAACATATCTCCGAAAGCAACCTCATCAGGGAAACCGTCATGAATACTTCACTTGATCCGGCTACTCCGGCATGTGACCTGCAGCAGGCTTGTGATACAGGTATTGAAGCAGCCATTTATATCGGAAATAAGATTGCGCTTGGACAGATCGAAAGCGGTATCGCCTGCGGTGTTGAAGCGATGAGCAATATTCCTTTTGAATCTTCTCCCAGACTCAGAAAAGCCTTGTTAAAAGCCAATAAAGAAAAATCTGCTTTTGGAAAACTGAAGCAGTTATTCAGTCCGAAATTAAAAGACTGGATGCCTATCCCTTACAAAGGGCAGGAACCGAAAACAGGATTGGTAATGGGTGAACATACTGAAATCACTGCAAAATATTACAATATCCCAAGAGAAGAACAGGATGCACTGGCATTCAGGAGCCATCAGAATATGGCCAAAGCTTATGATGAAGGTTTTTTTAATGATATGATTACTCCTGCTTTCGGTCTTGATAAAGACAATAACCTGCGAAGAGATACCAGTTTAGAAAAATTATCCCAGCTGAAACCTGCTTTTGATAAGCAGAACGGAACTTTAACTGCAGGAAACTCCACTCCTTTTACCGATGGAGCTTCAGCAGTTCTGCTGGCGAGTGAAGAATGGGCAAAAGCCAATGATCTTCCTATACTGGCTTATATCACGTTTTCGGAACTGGCAGGGATAGAATATGTAGAAAACAAACAAAACTTACTTCTCGCCCCGGTTTTTGCAGCAGAAAGAATGCTGAAGAAAGCAGGGATGAATCTGGAAGATTTTGATTATTATGAAATTCATGAAGCTTTTGCAGCTCAGGTCCTGGCTACCATTAAAATCTGGGAAAATGATGATCTTGCGAAAAAATTCGGACTGGAGAAAGCATTAGGAAGTATTGACAGAGATAAGCTGAATGTGAAAGGTGGAAGTCTGGCTGCTGCCCATCCCTTTGCGGCAACCGGCGGAAGAATTATCGCGACCCTTGCAAAACTCCTGCATGAAAAAGGGCACGGAAAAGGTTTTATATCCATTTGTGCTGCCCGCGGACAAGGGATAACCATGATTTTAGAAAAGTAA
- a CDS encoding TetR/AcrR family transcriptional regulator yields the protein MSKAEKTKQHIIEKTATLFNTKGYISTSLSDITQATGLTKGSIYGNFENKDEVAIEVYKYNAGLLSKTLSRSFGDEFSSSPDKLHAFVDFYRKNWPVVFSNGGCPLMNAATEADDSFPALKKQVKNSFQLWIDKVSSVIRQGQKNKEISEKIDAAQYASTFIMLIEGGILLSKTMGDQSFLNHALDRISYMIDHELNIHPS from the coding sequence ATGTCAAAAGCAGAAAAAACAAAACAGCACATCATTGAGAAAACAGCTACTCTATTTAATACAAAGGGGTATATTTCTACATCGCTTTCAGACATCACACAAGCAACCGGACTTACCAAAGGGAGCATTTACGGAAATTTTGAAAACAAAGATGAAGTCGCCATAGAAGTTTATAAATACAATGCAGGATTACTGAGCAAAACCCTCAGCCGTTCTTTCGGGGATGAGTTTTCCAGTTCTCCGGATAAACTTCATGCTTTTGTTGATTTTTACAGAAAAAACTGGCCGGTTGTTTTTTCAAACGGAGGCTGCCCTCTCATGAACGCAGCAACAGAAGCAGATGATTCTTTTCCTGCCCTTAAAAAACAGGTTAAAAATTCTTTTCAGCTATGGATAGACAAAGTTTCATCAGTGATCCGGCAGGGACAGAAAAATAAAGAGATCAGTGAAAAAATTGACGCCGCCCAATATGCCTCAACATTTATTATGCTGATTGAAGGCGGAATACTGCTTTCAAAAACCATGGGTGATCAAAGTTTTCTGAACCATGCTTTAGACAGGATCTCTTATATGATTGATCATGAATTAAACATCCATCCATCATAA
- a CDS encoding AraC family transcriptional regulator, which translates to MSELENILREITPLSPEDSFLVFDRIKASFDFPYHYHPEIEINFIYKGKGYRRMIGDHTGEIGNIELVLVGPNLPHCWANYRCKNRKTHEITVQFNQDFFNQSLMEKNILKPINNLMKDSIRGILFSTETAEKLKDSFLNLSKMNSFESFIEIMKILNELATAEDKTLLSSYSIELETFADNDKMKRIHDFVHKNFENKITLDKVASLVNMSNVTFNRFIKKRTGKTFINYLNEIRISYAARWLMEKNLTVFEIAFEAGFNNIANFNKVFKSIKKTTPTEFREQFKGVKKIE; encoded by the coding sequence ATGAGCGAATTAGAAAATATTCTCAGAGAAATAACTCCACTATCTCCTGAAGACAGTTTTCTGGTATTTGACAGAATCAAAGCCTCATTTGACTTTCCTTACCATTATCATCCTGAAATTGAAATAAATTTTATCTACAAAGGCAAAGGGTACCGCAGAATGATCGGGGATCATACCGGTGAGATAGGGAATATAGAACTGGTACTGGTAGGACCGAACTTACCTCACTGCTGGGCCAACTACCGATGCAAAAACAGGAAGACCCACGAGATTACAGTTCAGTTTAACCAGGATTTCTTTAACCAGTCTCTGATGGAAAAAAATATCCTGAAACCCATCAATAATCTCATGAAAGATTCCATCCGGGGAATTCTTTTCTCTACGGAAACGGCTGAAAAACTGAAAGATTCATTTCTCAATTTATCTAAAATGAACAGTTTTGAATCTTTTATCGAAATTATGAAGATTTTGAATGAACTGGCCACGGCAGAAGACAAAACTCTTCTGTCATCCTACAGCATAGAGCTTGAAACCTTTGCTGATAATGATAAAATGAAACGGATTCATGATTTTGTCCATAAGAATTTTGAAAACAAAATCACCCTGGATAAGGTGGCTTCGCTGGTCAATATGAGCAATGTGACCTTCAACCGGTTTATTAAAAAAAGAACCGGAAAAACATTTATCAATTATCTGAATGAGATCAGGATCAGCTATGCAGCCCGCTGGCTGATGGAAAAAAATCTTACTGTTTTTGAAATTGCCTTTGAAGCAGGTTTTAACAATATTGCGAATTTTAATAAGGTCTTTAAGTCGATCAAAAAAACAACACCTACTGAATTCAGAGAACAGTTTAAGGGGGTGAAAAAGATAGAATAA
- a CDS encoding murein L,D-transpeptidase catalytic domain family protein: protein MKGFYSVIGLVYMVTTSFYISPRVAVKNENFKTAKTERVTVADDTKSEKNTTAVSSSEALYQSIAFDPGHELNYEVFSKALTGYENLKKAGLLTQDSHLLTICDFSMSSNTKRLWVIDLEDKKVLFNSLVAHGKNTGEEFATNFSNRESSLQSSLGFYITDATYQGDNGYSLKLLGMDKGFNDAAYRRAIVMHGANYVSDEFAAMHKRIGRSWGCPAVPRELTQPIINTIKGRNLLFIYYPDQNYLSSSEWLKAQV, encoded by the coding sequence ATGAAAGGATTTTATAGCGTAATAGGCCTTGTTTACATGGTTACGACCTCATTCTACATTTCTCCAAGAGTGGCGGTAAAGAATGAAAATTTCAAGACGGCAAAGACTGAAAGAGTAACTGTAGCTGACGACACGAAATCTGAGAAGAATACAACTGCTGTTTCTTCATCAGAAGCATTATACCAATCAATTGCATTTGACCCGGGTCATGAACTGAACTATGAAGTATTCTCAAAAGCATTGACAGGTTACGAAAACTTAAAGAAAGCAGGATTGCTTACCCAGGATTCGCATTTATTGACTATCTGCGATTTTTCTATGTCTTCCAATACCAAAAGACTTTGGGTTATTGACCTTGAAGACAAAAAAGTCCTGTTCAACTCATTGGTTGCCCATGGTAAAAATACCGGCGAAGAATTTGCAACGAATTTTTCTAACAGGGAAAGTTCGTTACAGAGCAGCTTAGGATTTTATATCACGGATGCAACGTATCAGGGGGACAACGGATATTCTTTAAAACTGTTGGGCATGGACAAGGGATTCAATGATGCAGCTTACAGAAGAGCGATTGTAATGCACGGAGCCAATTATGTAAGTGATGAATTTGCTGCTATGCACAAAAGGATTGGACGAAGCTGGGGATGCCCCGCAGTACCGAGAGAGCTGACACAGCCGATCATCAATACCATAAAGGGAAGAAATCTGCTGTTTATTTACTATCCTGATCAGAATTACCTTTCCTCTTCGGAGTGGTTGAAAGCGCAAGTATAA